The sequence below is a genomic window from Dryobates pubescens isolate bDryPub1 chromosome 17, bDryPub1.pri, whole genome shotgun sequence.
acaacaaccaaCAAGCTACAGAAACAGACCCAAATGCTAAATTCAGCCAGATGCTGCAGTCAGGCAACAagaagtctccccagagcaactCTTCCTATAAAGGTGTGTTACAACCCTTTTCTTATCAGCCTTATTGTACCTTTGGCTCCAGGAATGCTTAGTCTTACTACCCTAATTATCATATTAACCACTTCCAAAGAACTAACATTCAGTGAAAAAGGTCTTCCCACAAGAAGAACTTCAGTTACTTTTAAATCACTGTGGCAATGCTTTAATGGCTTAGTATTCCTGAAATAACCTAGATAGTTTCTTTCAATACTGTTACATTGGTGTCTTCTGCAAGAGACTTCATCTTAAGGCATTTGAATAGGGAAGGAAAGTGTAATAAATGtacaccagctgcagccaggtcaGTGAAAACTATCAAATTCATAAATAGCTGCATTCGTTTTGCATATCAAGAAGTAATTTGGCCAATTTTCAGCCCTGTTtataaaacaacacaacaaatcTGCAGTGTTTTTTTGAGTATTTGTACACCATTAGACACCATACAGAATAAAAGACAACATGTCCTCTCTGCTTAGAAAATGGGGCACTTTGTGAAGCACGAGAATCATTGGTATTTACTCTTAAGAACATACATTTGATGCATAAACAGTGTAAATGCTTTCCCTCCAGCTCTACTGATGGCAGCTGGTATCACTGCATGTGAAATTTTCAGGCATCCTATACCTTCAAAATCTAAGCTAGACTCTAAGAAATTATTTATTCAGTACACCATTAAAAATATCCATCAGCAAAAACACAGCTTGAAGATTTTAGACAGTCTATTTCAAATAGTATTTTAGTTGAACGTTATCTAACTGTTCCCACATACCTTAGTGCCAAGGCAGTAGACCACTTATAGCCTCCAGTCCAGTTGCAATAGAGCATCTTAGGAAAGACACGATTACCTGAAAGTCAGAAAACATTCAAACCTTAATGTAAGAAACAGTGACTTCATAATGAGCACAAAAGTAACAAGCAAGAAAATATTGCATTTCTCAAAGAAGAGTCTGAAAGGGTTGACACTAACTGAAACAAGCACTGTTAACACAGAAACTCATAGGTACTCTATGGTcctctgttccagtctttgtCCCACATCAGAGAACAGGCAAGGTCACCGAACAAACTGAGGGAAAAATTAAACTCATTGGGTGAAACCAGCATGAATTTTATTAGTTGTCCTACTAAGAGATTTGATATTTGATTCTAGTAGTAGTGTCCAAATTAGTTGAATTCACAGAATttgataaaaacaaaacacaattaTTTTGTCTCACGTGAAGGAACACAACAGTACTGAAAGGCAGCATTTACATCAGCTGTCACTATTATGTTTAAATTCCAAATTCAAAAGGCTGATCAAGGTGCCAGTTGTTACTGCAACTGACACaaacaattattttatttaCCCATCACAAAAACATTAAGTAATTCTTTAGAAAAAAGTTTCTTTACAGAATCTGCTTTAGTCCAGCTTACCTAGACAATGAATATGATCCCGTACTGTACAAGTGGCATTGTATCGTTGTCGTGGACAAGAAACTGTCATGCAGCTGGTAGAATTGGTACACACATAATCAGTGGTTGCAAGCTGCCAGCAAAACTGGCAGGTCATGTTAATTGTGAAGTTCTCCTGCTCGTGGTTATTCTCatcctgtaaaaaaaaaaaccaaacagcattATCACTTCTCTAGCAATTAAAAAATGACAGCATACAGTACCAAATCACATTCCACAGGCAGACATTTAGGGCAAAATAACAGTTACCCTCTTTGCTACCTCTATGTAGTAAAGTAAAATAGAAACAACTCCATCAGAAAGCTGACAGAATTTATGAAAGTGCAGTTCTTCCTCTAGTCCCAGGCTGCTGTCAAAAGGAGGTCTCTTCTCATCTCACATGCAAGATCAGTTTGTACCTCTGACATACATCCCATCTCCCCACTTTCAAGTCAGTTCAGTTTTGAACGGTCAACAAATTGATTTAACCCAACTGCACTGCAAAAAGGTCCAACACAAGAGAGGCAAAACAGGATGGCAGATCTGCCTCTTCAGCAACAGCTGACAGTGGAATCACATTAAATATACCACAGGTCTGCAAACTTCTCTATGTAAGTACTTGGAAATACTTATATTTATATGACAAGATCCCACACTTTAATTACATGTCTTAAATCTGGGTTTGAAAGTAACAAATTACTTACAACACAATGAACATGTGGCTTGACCTTGCAATCAAAAGTGGCTGGCTTCCCATATATACAGGAATAGTTTGTGTTACATGTCATACAATCAGGTGGCAATCTACTGCAAAGCCCATTGCTTGGACATTTAGTCACATAAGATGGAATCTCTGTACTTTCTGAAAGATGAAATACATGAataaagaaagcaaataaacatAGCTATATAACTTAAGTGTATATACATAAATGTcttacacatatatatacacacacaatcACGCACTGACACCATATAAAGAGCTTTCCTTATTACACAGTGAAGAGCATTATAGATTTGGGTTGTGGGAAGCACTGTGTTAGCCAAGCGAGCAGCACAACACAGCAGGTACCCTACAAGGACCTTGCAGAAGTTCTGTGCAGGACagtacagcacagcacagcaccgcAATTCAGTACAACAGCAGAACAGA
It includes:
- the TM2D3 gene encoding TM2 domain-containing protein 3 is translated as MAALVGLRALPRLCAVALFLSQFYVLSGRVGSLMTTKHSQPQSTFAKSLTSASTDTPYFKAAESTEIPSYVTKCPSNGLCSRLPPDCMTCNTNYSCIYGKPATFDCKVKPHVHCVDENNHEQENFTINMTCQFCWQLATTDYVCTNSTSCMTVSCPRQRYNATCTVRDHIHCLGNRVFPKMLYCNWTGGYKWSTALALSITLGGFGADRFYLGQWREGLGKLFSFGGLGIWTLIDVLLIGVGYVGPADGSLYI